The following proteins come from a genomic window of Emys orbicularis isolate rEmyOrb1 chromosome 9, rEmyOrb1.hap1, whole genome shotgun sequence:
- the LOC135883848 gene encoding SH3 domain-binding glutamic acid-rich-like protein 3 has product MGTIRVYYTSVTGSRQVKQKQAEVTRILDINKTKYELIDVSISEHLLQEMRAKAGNPNAVPPQIFNGDDYCGDFEMLYEATENEEVWKFLKMASIDKPARQEITV; this is encoded by the exons ATGGGGACCATTAGGGTCTATTACACCAGCGTCACCGGATCCAGGCAG GTGAAGCAGAAACAGGCAGAAGTTACTCGAATTTTGGACATTAACAAAACAAAGTATGAGTTAATAGATGTATCCATCAGTGAACATCTGCTTCAAGAGATGAGGGCGAAGGCTGGTAATCCTAATGCAGTACCTCCTCAGATATTCAATGGTGATGACTACTGcgga gACTTTGAGATGTTATATgaagcaactgaaaatgaagaAGTTTGGAAGTTTCTGAAGATGGCATCAATAGACAAGCCTGCAAGACAGGAAATTACTGTCTAA